The Myroides fluvii region GATTCTGCCCGATCACATACTGCAGATGAGTTTGTGTATGTGAGTGAAATAGAAGAAGGAATCTCGCTTTATATTGAAATGTTAAACCAAATCGTGAAGTAAAATGAAGTTATGGCAGAAAAATACAGCAGTAAATCAGGCCGTTGATGCCTTTACTGTTGGACAAGATAGAATGATGGACATGAACTTAGCTCCTTTTGACGTGCTGGGATCTTTAGCGCATACTCAGATGTTACAGCATATTGGTTTGCTTACGCAAGAGGAGTTAACACTCATTCAAAAAGAATTAAAAGCAATTTATGATGAAATCATGCAAGGGGATTTTCATATTGAAGAGGAGGTAGAAGATATCCATTCACAGATTGAATTATTGCTGACGAGAAGAATTGGCGAAGCGGGAAAGAAAATCCACGCGGGTCGTTCGCGAAATGATCAAGTATTGGTGGATTTGAAATTGTATTTCCGTTACGAGATTGAAGAAATTGTAGCACAAGTGAAAAGCGTATTTGAGACGTTTCAACGTTTGAGTAATCAGCACAAAGACGTCCTAATGCCTGGGTATACCCATTTGCAAATCGCCATGCCTTCTTCATTTGGACTGTGGTTTGGCGCGTATGCGGAGAGTTTGGTGGACGATTTAGAAATGATGCTAGCGGCTTGGAAGGTCGTAAACAAAAATCCACTAGGTTCAGCAGCGGGTTATGGTTCCTCTTTTCCTTTAGATAGACAAATGACAACCGATTTGTTGGGATTTGAATCCATGAATTACAATGTGGTTTATGCTCAAATGGGTAGAGGAAAAAGCGAACGTATTTTAGCACAAGGGTTAAGTGCTATTGCGGCTACCTTAGCTAAATGGGCAATGGACTGCTGTTTGTATATGGGGCAGAATTACAATTTTATCGGATTCCCAGAGCATTTAACCACAGGGTCAAGTATTATGCCACACAAGAAAAATCCAGATGTCTTGGAGTTGATTCGTTCCAGATGTAATAAAATTCAAGCGTTACCCAATGAAATCGCTCTAATGACCACCAATTTACCTGCAGGGTATCACCGCGATTTGCAATTGCTAAAAGAAAATCTATTTCCCGCATTTATCTCCTTGAAAGAATGTTTGGACATGACGCAGTTGATGTTAGAAAACATAAAAGTGAATACAGCCATCTTAGCGGATCCTAAATATGATTATTTATTTAGTGTTGAGGTGGTTAATCAATTAGTCTTAGATGGTACACCCTTTAGAGAAGCTTACAAAGAAATTGGTGTAGCTATTGAAGAAGGAACTTATCAGCCAGCTAAAGAAGTTCATCATACCCACCAAGGGAGTATAGGTAATTTGATGAATGAGGAGATAAAAGAGGCCTTTGAGGTCGTATATCAAACCTTCGGGTTTGATCAAGTAAAGAATAAACTAGTACGTTTAGTGTTGTGATAGTTTGTAAAAAGCATAGAAATTTTTTTCTATGCTTTTTTTGATTAAATTTATGTTAAGATATAAAATGTATGTATATAAAGATGTTTAATTCAATCATAGCTGTATTAGTAGTCTGTTTGCTGTTATCTTGTTCAAAAAGCGATGATAATAAAGATAATTATGATCCCATTTCTGCAATGGAATATAGCAAGCTGAAAAGTTTAGATGAAATTAATAATATGATTTTCTATTATGCAGGGATAAAACGGGGCAATGAAAAAGCGAGTATGCTAAGTAATAGTTCGTCTTCTTGTCGAGCGAATGAATTTTTTAGTGTAATTATAACAGAAAATCAACCGAATTTGAATTTTGGATTTATAAAATTTCAATCTGGAAATTTGGGATGTGAAACTACAGATTCTGTTTTCTTTATTGATACAGAGTTGTTAAGTGAAGGAGAATTATTTACAACATTAGTCAATGGATATCTTCATCCTCAAATTGGACTTATTCTAGGAGGAAGGAGATTCAAAGGCACTTTAGAGATTGGTTTTCAAGGGGAGTATTTGCGTATCGAAGATTATATGTCTAATTATGAACGTATAGATCCGAATGAGAAAGTGTATTTGTATTTTAAAAAATAAAAATTAATGAGAAAGTATATTTATATTTTAAAAAGTAATAAAAAAGGAAACTGATTTTTCAGTTTCCTTTTTTATTATATATCATCGTAGTTGATGTGAATTTCATCTGAGGTGACAATTGCTTGACACGATAAGATCAACCCTTCTGCAACTTCATCATCAGATAAGATACTATTGCGTTTCATTGTAGCTGAACCTTTGGTCACTCTACACATACAAGAACTACAAATACCACCTTGACACGAATAAGGAGCATCGATTCCCGCCTCTAATACACCACTTAGTAATGCTTGACTTTTGGGCATCTCAAAAGTAGATTCCTCATCGTCAACAATGACCGTCACTTTAGTACTTCCTCCACCTGCTTCTACGGGATTATTCCCATCTGTATTCGGTGTGAAAATTTCAAATAGAATCTGGTCTTTTGCTATGCCTTTCGCTTGTAGTGTTTCGCTTACCACATCAATCATGGCTTCTGGGCCGCATAAGAAATAGTTGACAAAAGACTTGTCTTGATGTTTATTATTCACTACAAAATTGATCGCAGCTTTGTCAATTCGTCCAAAAATCGAATCGTTTTCTCTCATTCTTGAATAGACAAAATGTACATAAAGCTGTTCCGGATATTGTTCTTGTAATTGGTGTAACTGCGTGTGGAAGATCGTCTCTTCTGCTGATTTGTTTCCGTAAACTAATACAAACTTGCTGTTCGGCTCCTGGTTTAATACGGTTTGTAAGATAGACATCACCGGCGTAATACCACTACCAGCTGCAAAAGCAGCATAGTTATTCGATGCTTCCGCATTTGGAGTAAAAGTAAAACGACCTTCTGGTGTATCTACTTCTAATTGATCTCCTACTTTCAACACATTATTGGCATACGTAGAGAAGGCTCCTCCTTCTACTTTTTTAACCACAATGCGAATTTCTCCACTTTGTGGGGTAGAACAAATCGAATAAGCACGTCTTATTTCTTTGCCGTTATGTTCATACCTAATGTTGAGATATTGCCCAGCAACAAACTCATACGCTGATTGTAATGCTGCAGGAATATCAAATACGATAGATACCGCATTTGGAGTTTCTCTTCGAATCTCTTTTACCGTTAATTTGTTGAATCTTGACATCGTTTAGTTCTGTTTAAGTTCGCAAAAATACAAAACCCATGGAGTAAAAGGAAGTTTTACTTCTCGGTTTAACTAAAAATATTATACCTAAATATCATAGGTATCAAAAAAAGACTATATTTGCAATACCTAAGAATCTTATATATGGCAAAGCAACAACAATTATATAAAGGAAGTTTGAATACGATTATTATGAAGCTATTGGCAGAAAATGGTCGTATGTATGGCTATGAAATTACTCAAAAGGTAAAGGAAATCACTTCCGGAGAAATGAGCTTAACCGAAGGTGCTCTTTATCCAGCGCTACATAAATTAGAAGCTGATGGTTTCTTAGATGTGGATATGGAGCGTGTAGATGGTAGAGTACGTAAGTATTATAAACTAACAGAAAGTGGAGTGAAGGAAACGGTTAACAAACTAGAAGAATTAGAGAATTTTATCCGCAACATGCAAAACATCGTCAACCTAAAATTGACGTAAAGGTTTATTAATCCTATTATCCTGTAAACCAATGAATATACTAACCAAAGAACAGCTTCAATCAATTCAAGAGCGATTATTGTATAAGTATGATTTAAAATACGATGAACTCCGCAATGAACTCTTGGATCATATGGCCTGTGAAATAGAAGAGATGATGCATCAAGGGGAAACCTACGATGAAGCTACTATTTTAGTTTTTCGCAAATGGAATGTAAGGTTGATTGCCAATCAAAAAGGCATTTATAAAGGCATCCCTCATTTTATTGTCAACCAATTGAATAGTGCATACAGAAAGATCGAGATAATATCTTTTGTAGCAGCTATAGTATTAGGTTTATTACTGCTTATTGGAACCTACTACTTTACGTTCAATAGTGTCGTTTTATTGGGATCTCTATTTACAATTCATGTAGTAGGTGTTTTTATGATGTATCGCGAATCAAAAGATATACAAGATTATCGGCGTGATTTTTTTAGAGTAAAATCAGTTGAGGTGCTGTTTAAAAGTGGGCTAGCTTTAGCAGTTATCCTGTTGTTTACGTTGCTTTGGGGAACAGATGCTACTCCCTTTAGTTTTGAAGTACTGGTGATGTATTATTTTATTTTCCATTCGTTTCTATTGTTTCGATTTATCAGGTATTGTAAGTATCAAAAATTTAAAATTGCAAAGTAATGGAAGCACTTACCTCCCATCAACTCCAACATATCGATCAGTTTTTAATTGAGCACTATCGTCTGTACTATATTGATCTTCGAGCAGAAGTAGTGGATCATATTGCTTCTGATATTGAAGTAGAGCTCCAAAACGAAAAAAGCTACGAAGAAGCTTTTATTCTTGTTTTTTCAAAATGGGATGCTTTGCTGAAACCTGCAAAAGGTTTTTTTAGAGGTATTCCTCAATTTGTTGCCACACAATGGAGGAAAGAACGGATGATACGCGGAGGAAAAGCCCTGCTTTTTGGTGTGTTAACAACCTTGTTATATGGAGGGGGCTTTCATCAGCTGATGGATTCGGATCAGGGGCATTGGTTGGGCTTAGGTTTTTTTGCCTTGCTCTTCCTCAGTGGTGTTGTGGTCTATATTCGAAATTTTAGTTTGGTAAAAAAGACCGCACTACATACGGCTACAGGTAGTTTTTTACGCATTGAATTTAAGCGATTGGGACTTGTACAGAGTACGTTTGCTGTTATGGCATTACTCTCTCAATTGAAGCTTATGCCCAAAGGAGATTGGTTTATTTATAACTATATACTCATGGGGTCGATTGCTTTGTTTTACATGGTTCATTGGCACATGGATTATCAAAAAGAAAAACTGTATCAAATTAAATGGAAAACCGTCTAATAGCTACTAAATTGGAAAGAAAAGTTAACAGCGAAGAAATTGATCAACTCCATTTATTTATTCGCAAACATTATGTGGAGTATTACGATGTTGAATTGGAATTGGTCGATCACCTCGCCAATGACATTGAAAGACAATGGCAGCAGGATCAACAGTTGTCTTTTGCTATTGCTTTGGATCGGGCTTTCAAGAAGTTTGGGGTTTTTGGTTTTATGGATGTTGTCGAGCAAAAGATTAATAGGTTGAGCAGTGCGTACTATAAGGAGAGCTTTCGATTATTGAAAGGTTTTTTCACGATACCTAAGATTATATTTTCTATGGCTTTACTCGGCGTTGTTTTTGTTTTGCTTCGTTTTTTAGGACAATTTAAAAACGTTTCCGTTGTGGAAGTGCTAGAAGGTGGGGTGTTTTTATTTTTAGTTTTTCAATTGGTGCGGCTGTTTCATGCGCGGAGGCAAAGACAGAAGCAGATGGAAAAGAAATGGCTGTTGCACGCGGTGTTGTTTCACCTAGAAATATGGCCCTATTATCTCCTGTTTTTTCTGTTTTTTCGAATTTTCTTAGTGGAAGGTAATACTACTTTTGCTTTGGTGATGCAGACTGTCGTAATCACAGCTACAGGCTTGTACATCTATATTTTAAAAGCGATTATTATTCCCAAAATAAACGCAGATTTAAACCTGCAAAAGCAACGAATCACAACTGTTTAATTAGCACTTATGAGAACCGTAACCCCACAAGAAATAGAACAATTACATCAATTTGTCCGTCAACACTATGTTGAGTTTTACGATGTAGAGTTAGAATTGGTTGATCATCTAGCCCTAGATATTGAAGAACAATGGCAAGAGGATGAGCAATTGTCCTTTGATGTTGCGTTGGACCGCGCCTTCAAAAAGTTTGGAATTTTCGGATTTACCGATGTGGTTACCGCAAAGATAGATCGGTTAAAAGGCAGCTATATCAACATGATGCTAAGAGAAGTAGGAACTTTTTTTACTATACCAAAGATTGTATTCTCTATCGCAGTTTATTTGATTTTGTTTACTATTGGTTACACGTATCAAGAAGGAGGTATTTGGAGTTTATATTGTATCCTTTTTGGAATTATAAGCCTTTATATTGTGGTGGGTACGCTGTGGCAGCGAAAAGTAAAACAAAGACAAAAGAGGTTGAATAAACGTTTTTTATTAGAAGCAGTTGCGATCCAGAGTTATGCAGGAGGTGCCTTTATCTCTTTTACGTCCGTTATGATTCAATTGCCCCATTTAACTAGTTTTATTGCGAATACCCTACTGGCTACCTGTATTGTTGCTTTACTCATCCTATTCATGGGACTGTGGACGTATGTAGCCATCTATGTTCTCCTACCTCAATTACAAAAGAAAATTCATCAATTACCTCAAAAATATCAAGCTATTTAGTATAGGATGCGACTAGTTATAGTCGCTTTTTTTATGCTTTAAAAAGGAAAATTTAAACCACATTTTATAAAAGTGTAACAGAAACGAAAGAGTAGCGTCTTATTCTATATCAACCAAAAAAATAGAGTATGAAACAACTATTCACCTTGTTTTTGTGCTTTTTATCGCTCGTTTCTTTTGCTCAGGTAACAGGAACAATAGTCGATCAAGAAGGAAAACCAATTAGTTACGCCACAATTATTCTGGAACAAACCCAGCAGGGCGCTATCAGTAATGACAAAGGAGTATATGAAATAAAACCCAAAACACAGGGGGATTTTACACTCGTTTTTCAGTTTTTAGGCTATAAAACAGAGCGAAAAAAAATACAATATCAAGGAAAATCCATAACAGTGGATGTTGTTTTACAAGAAGAAGAATTTCAACTGGATGATATTGTAATCAAGGTAGGTAAAAATCCTGCGGATGACATCATCCGAAGAGCTATTGCAAATAAAGAACAAAATACAAAGGGAACGGCCACTTTTGCTGCCGACTTTTATTCGAAAGGAATGATTAAAAGTTTGAAAATTCCCAAATTTGCAAAAGATAAAGTATATGTTGGGGGAGATAAAGCTTCGGGTTTAGATTCTTTAGGACAAGGTATTCTCTATTTGTCTGAAACCGTTTCTGAATTGAAATACCAAAAACCCAATCAGTTAAAAGAACATATTATCGCCTCTAAAATTAGCGGAAACAACAATGGCTATAGTTTTAATACCGCTGATGAATCTTTTTATGATTTCTATGAAAATCAATTGAAAGTTTCGGATTTTGATGCACAATTGGTTTCTCCTTTAGCGAATCAGGCATTTTCCTTTTATAAATATACTTTAGAGGCAACATTTAAAGATAACGGGGTGTTGATAAACAAGATTAAAGTAACGCCTAAAGTTAAAAATCAGCCTGTTTTTTACGGAGATATTTACATTGTAGATTCATCTGCAGCTTTATATGGAGTGGATGTAACGGTAACAGGCGTGAGCCTCCAACAACCCTTCATTGAATCGATCTCCATTAGTCAGAATTTCTTTTACAACGAAGGGAATCAAACTTGGGTGAAGCGTTCTCAAACGTTAGATATGCTGATAAGCTTGCTTGGTTTTAAGGGACAAGGTACTTTTTTGAGTGTGTTTAATAATTACAATTTTGCCCCTCATTTCACCCGATCAGACTTTGGAAAAGAAGTGCTGTCTTTTGCTAAAGATGCCAATAAAAAAGAAGAGGACTTTTGGGTGAACCACCGCTTGTATCCTTTAACAACAGAAGAGGTGAAAGACTACCACGTCAAAGACAGTATCCGAGAGATGAAAGACTCACCTCAATATCGAGATAGTCTTCGCATGGTCTATAATCGCTTTGATGTATTATCACCTATTACTGGGTATAATTACAGAAGTAAAAGTGAGCGTTTTAAATTTAATTACAACGGTCTAATAGAATTAGATAAAATTGGGTTTAATACCGTTCAAGGTTTTTTTATGGGAACAAATCTTGGGGCGACGTTTTATGGAGCGGACAAAAAATCGTACACACGTGCAAGTCTTGATGTCAATTATGGATTTGCTTCAGAGCGTTTCAGAGCGTACGGAAGCTTAAGTCATCGCTTTAATGACGCGAATAAGTCATCGCTCTATGTAAAAGGAGGAACAACGATAGAACAATTTCACAAGGAGAATATCAGCGAGCAATTCAACAGTTTGTTCTCGCTCTTGTTTAGAAAAAACTTTGCTAAGTATTACAACAGTGAGCGAGCTTATGTTGGATATCAAGGCAAATTCATTGAAGAGATGCTATCATTAACGACAGAAGTAGGCTATGAGCAACGAAAACCATTGTTTAACAATGCCAATGGATCTTTTTATACGGGAAGTAGAGCTTATACCTCAAATGACCCTACAGCGCCTTTAAATGATTTAAGCGCACCTATTGCTTTACATCACTTATATAAGTTTAGAATGGGAGCAACGATCAATTTGGGCATGAAGTATGTTTCTTACCCTGAAGAACGTTGGTACATCCGAAACAATAAGTATCCCAAGATTAACGTAGGCTATGAAAAAGCATTCGCAGGAAATCTCAGTCAATATAATTACGATTTAGTGACGGCTGGTATTGCGCAAGAGATCACGTTGAGTAATAAAGGAGCGTTTTCGTATAACGTCAAAGGGGGACACTTCTTCAATGCAGACGGAATTTCTTATGTTGATCGAAAGCACTTTACGGGTAATCAAACGCATCTAAATATTGAAAATGACCGGATGAGTGCGTTTAGTTTATTGCCTTACTATAGCTTAAGTACAAATAAGTCCTATGCCGAGATGCATATGGAGTACAATTTTAAAGGGTTTATTATGAATCGTCTGCCCTTGTTGAAATGGACGGGGTGGAATGTAGTAACAGGGTATCACAATGCGATGATGTCAGATACCAAAGCGTACCAAGAGTTTACGGTCGGACTATCTAATGTTGGTTTTGGAAGCATGAAAGGGTTTCGCGTGGATTATGTACGTGCATACCAAGGAAGCCACTTCTTCAAGGATGGTTTTATGGTTGGATTTAAGAAAGACTTTTAAAGGTAGTTGAACAGTAGGACTGAAAAGAATTTAGTTTATGAGGTTACAGTCTAAAAAAAAGCCCGGTACATTGTATCGGGCTTTTGTATGATTAGAAGTTTGATTTGAATTGCTCTAAGAAGCGAACATCGTTCTCATAGAACATGCGAATATCGCTGATTTGGTATAATAACATGGCAATACGCTCAATTCCCATACCAAAGGCAAACCCGCTATATTCGTTTGCGTCAATGTTACAATTGGTTAATACGTTTGGATCAACCATACCACATCCCATAATCTCTAACCAACCTGTTCCTTTGGTGATTCTATAATCCACTTCCGTTTTTAATCCCCAATAGATATCTACTTCAGCACTAGGCTCAGTAAATGGGAAATACGATGGACGTAAGCGAATTTTAGATTTGCCAAACATCTCTTTGGTAAAATATAAAAGCGTTTGTTTTAGGTCAGCAAAAGACACGTCTTTGTCAATGTATAATCCTTCTACTTGGTGGAATATACAGTGAGAACGAGATGAAATATCTTCATTTCTGAATACACGTCCTGGAGAAATTGTACGCAACGGCGGTTTGTGATCCTCCATATAGCGCGCTTGTACCGATGAAGTATGAGTACGCAACAAATGTTGAGGATTTGACTGCACAAAGAACGAATCTTGCATATCACGTGCTGGGTGATAATCAGGAAAGTTCAAGGCAGAGAAGTTATGCCAATCGTCTTCAATTTCTGGACCTTCAGAAATAGTAAAACCAATGCTGTTAAAAATATCAACAATCTGATTTTTTACAAGTGAAATAGGGTGTCTTGATCCGATAGACATCGGATATCCTGGACGCGTTAAATCGCCATATAATCCTTGTACGTTCTTAGACTCTATTTCTTCTTGGATTGTTTTTACTTTAGTTTCAATGCTGCTTTTTAGCGTATTAATCGCCTGACCAAATTCCTTCTTCTGATCGTTAGGAACGGTTTTAAAGTGAGCGAATAACTCATTTAAAATTCCCTTTTTGGAAAGGAATTTAATTCTAAAAGCTTCTAGTTGTTCTTTGTTATCAGTTTGGAAGTGTTCTGCCTCACCGATGTATTCTTTTATTTTATCTATCATTTTAAGTAAAGTAAAAGGCAAATTTACTGCTTTTCATTTAGACATAAAATTTAAAGCAGGCTAATTTTTTATTTATGCGCGTTTTAATCAATATATTTTAGCTCTAAGAAATACTGCACGATGGCTTCTTTCATTAAAACACTTTGTTCCCCTGCTCGCAAAGCCGGTAAATGTTCTTTTACGTTGTAATGCGGCCATCCGTCGTTATCATAGTGGTCAAATTCATAATATCCATAGGGTTCAAGTAGGCGGCATATTGCGATATGCATTAAATTAACTTTATCGTCTTTCTTATATCGTTTTTTAATTTTACCTAGTTCTTGAACACCAATAAGATAGATGATTGCTTCTAAATCGAGGACTTCCCCATCGCCAAAGCGAGTAGATATCTTTTGCACGACATCCTCCCACCTCTTTTTTAATTGTTCATCTCTTGCCATCTTGTTGTTTGTTTGAAAGAAACAAAGATACAATTTACTTATGACGCAGATTTATAGAAAAAACAATAATTTAGTGGAATATAAAATGAGGATAGCATGATACTAGATATTTTGGCCATATTGGCATTAGCTTTTGGTGTATTTAAAGGGGTTAAAAATGGTTTTTTTGTTTCCGTTGTCGCCTTTTTGTCTCTTTTGATCGGCACGATGGGGGCCTTAAAATTTTCTAATGTAGTCAAGGATTTTCTTCAACAGAAATGGGGATGGGAATCTAGTTTTTTACCAGTGCTATCTTTTGTTATAGCCTTTGTCTTGGCAATCTTAGCAGTTCGATTAGCGGCGCAAATCACGACTAAAATATTTGAAGCTGCTTTTTTAGGCTTCTTTAATCGCTTGTTAGGAGCCCTGTTTCAAATTTTAGTTGTCCTTTTGATGATGAGTCTAGTATATTCCGTTATGGATCAGATAAATAGCCGTATCACAATGATTAGCCCCGAAACCTTAGCCTCTTCCAAAAGTTACAGCGTTTACCTCTTCGTTTCAGAACACATCTTTCCAAGTTTGTTCGAAATGGTAAAGCATCTATTTGAAAAAAGCGTAGATGTTTTGCAAACACCTACGCCTGAATCTATTTAAATTTCGCGTATCACATCTTTGTTAATCCAACCAATCTCTTGGTTTTCCAGACGGACTTTTAACCAGAGTCCCTTTTCTTCCAAGAGATAAACCTTCGTTCCTTGGTGTAATTCTTTGAGCGTAGCAGAGGTGGTTTTAGCCTCTTCTTTAAAATCTGTTTTAGCCTTGAAAATAAGTGCTGTTGTGCTATTTTTAGTGTAGTTGCTTTCAAAAGAAGCCGCATAAAGACTTCCAAGACCAACGACTACACTCAGTGCCATACCAACAAATAAAAGGCGCTTGAGGGTGCTGTTGTGATTGATAAAATATACGATAAAGCATATAAGCAGTGCCACACTAGAAAGTGTAGCAACGACAGCCCAGCTATCAACAGATAATTTGCCGAGGGATTGATGTGCAATATCGGCTTTGTCATATTCTTGGATGATGGTAATATCATCTTCCAAGTGCTCTTTGGTAAAGTTTAGATTCGTTTTAGCCTCCTGCATGGAAGGATTTAACTTCAAGGTCTTTTCATAGTAGTAGGCCGCATGAACATAATCCCCGATTTTAAAATAGGCATTGGCTAAATTGAAATACAATTCAGGTGAATTATCATATTCGTTTACCAAAGCTAAATAGCCGTCAATAGCCTCTTTGAAATGTTCCTTTTGAAAAGCTTCATTCACTTTGTCAAAAGACTTTTGCCAATCCGTAGGTTGAGCATAACTACATATACTCAACAGGGCAAAAACAAGATAAAAAGTTAGTTTTTTCATTAGGACTTAAATTGTTTTTCCAATTGATCAATAACATCAATGGCCGTTTCGTAATCGTTGACTATATCTACTTGATCCGTTGGCGTGTATCGCGCCCATTCACAAGCGTTTTTCAAATTCATAAAAGAGTCAATAGCATCAGCAGTAATGGATTTTTCTTGTAAAATTTCCGTGATATTATCATTGCTCATTTCAC contains the following coding sequences:
- a CDS encoding PadR family transcriptional regulator; protein product: MAKQQQLYKGSLNTIIMKLLAENGRMYGYEITQKVKEITSGEMSLTEGALYPALHKLEADGFLDVDMERVDGRVRKYYKLTESGVKETVNKLEELENFIRNMQNIVNLKLT
- a CDS encoding ferredoxin--NADP reductase, which codes for MSRFNKLTVKEIRRETPNAVSIVFDIPAALQSAYEFVAGQYLNIRYEHNGKEIRRAYSICSTPQSGEIRIVVKKVEGGAFSTYANNVLKVGDQLEVDTPEGRFTFTPNAEASNNYAAFAAGSGITPVMSILQTVLNQEPNSKFVLVYGNKSAEETIFHTQLHQLQEQYPEQLYVHFVYSRMRENDSIFGRIDKAAINFVVNNKHQDKSFVNYFLCGPEAMIDVVSETLQAKGIAKDQILFEIFTPNTDGNNPVEAGGGSTKVTVIVDDEESTFEMPKSQALLSGVLEAGIDAPYSCQGGICSSCMCRVTKGSATMKRNSILSDDEVAEGLILSCQAIVTSDEIHINYDDI
- a CDS encoding DUF5686 and carboxypeptidase regulatory-like domain-containing protein, producing MKQLFTLFLCFLSLVSFAQVTGTIVDQEGKPISYATIILEQTQQGAISNDKGVYEIKPKTQGDFTLVFQFLGYKTERKKIQYQGKSITVDVVLQEEEFQLDDIVIKVGKNPADDIIRRAIANKEQNTKGTATFAADFYSKGMIKSLKIPKFAKDKVYVGGDKASGLDSLGQGILYLSETVSELKYQKPNQLKEHIIASKISGNNNGYSFNTADESFYDFYENQLKVSDFDAQLVSPLANQAFSFYKYTLEATFKDNGVLINKIKVTPKVKNQPVFYGDIYIVDSSAALYGVDVTVTGVSLQQPFIESISISQNFFYNEGNQTWVKRSQTLDMLISLLGFKGQGTFLSVFNNYNFAPHFTRSDFGKEVLSFAKDANKKEEDFWVNHRLYPLTTEEVKDYHVKDSIREMKDSPQYRDSLRMVYNRFDVLSPITGYNYRSKSERFKFNYNGLIELDKIGFNTVQGFFMGTNLGATFYGADKKSYTRASLDVNYGFASERFRAYGSLSHRFNDANKSSLYVKGGTTIEQFHKENISEQFNSLFSLLFRKNFAKYYNSERAYVGYQGKFIEEMLSLTTEVGYEQRKPLFNNANGSFYTGSRAYTSNDPTAPLNDLSAPIALHHLYKFRMGATINLGMKYVSYPEERWYIRNNKYPKINVGYEKAFAGNLSQYNYDLVTAGIAQEITLSNKGAFSYNVKGGHFFNADGISYVDRKHFTGNQTHLNIENDRMSAFSLLPYYSLSTNKSYAEMHMEYNFKGFIMNRLPLLKWTGWNVVTGYHNAMMSDTKAYQEFTVGLSNVGFGSMKGFRVDYVRAYQGSHFFKDGFMVGFKKDF
- the pheS gene encoding phenylalanine--tRNA ligase subunit alpha; the protein is MIDKIKEYIGEAEHFQTDNKEQLEAFRIKFLSKKGILNELFAHFKTVPNDQKKEFGQAINTLKSSIETKVKTIQEEIESKNVQGLYGDLTRPGYPMSIGSRHPISLVKNQIVDIFNSIGFTISEGPEIEDDWHNFSALNFPDYHPARDMQDSFFVQSNPQHLLRTHTSSVQARYMEDHKPPLRTISPGRVFRNEDISSRSHCIFHQVEGLYIDKDVSFADLKQTLLYFTKEMFGKSKIRLRPSYFPFTEPSAEVDIYWGLKTEVDYRITKGTGWLEIMGCGMVDPNVLTNCNIDANEYSGFAFGMGIERIAMLLYQISDIRMFYENDVRFLEQFKSNF
- a CDS encoding tetratricopeptide repeat protein: MKKLTFYLVFALLSICSYAQPTDWQKSFDKVNEAFQKEHFKEAIDGYLALVNEYDNSPELYFNLANAYFKIGDYVHAAYYYEKTLKLNPSMQEAKTNLNFTKEHLEDDITIIQEYDKADIAHQSLGKLSVDSWAVVATLSSVALLICFIVYFINHNSTLKRLLFVGMALSVVVGLGSLYAASFESNYTKNSTTALIFKAKTDFKEEAKTTSATLKELHQGTKVYLLEEKGLWLKVRLENQEIGWINKDVIREI
- a CDS encoding CvpA family protein — protein: MILDILAILALAFGVFKGVKNGFFVSVVAFLSLLIGTMGALKFSNVVKDFLQQKWGWESSFLPVLSFVIAFVLAILAVRLAAQITTKIFEAAFLGFFNRLLGALFQILVVLLMMSLVYSVMDQINSRITMISPETLASSKSYSVYLFVSEHIFPSLFEMVKHLFEKSVDVLQTPTPESI
- the argH gene encoding argininosuccinate lyase, yielding MKLWQKNTAVNQAVDAFTVGQDRMMDMNLAPFDVLGSLAHTQMLQHIGLLTQEELTLIQKELKAIYDEIMQGDFHIEEEVEDIHSQIELLLTRRIGEAGKKIHAGRSRNDQVLVDLKLYFRYEIEEIVAQVKSVFETFQRLSNQHKDVLMPGYTHLQIAMPSSFGLWFGAYAESLVDDLEMMLAAWKVVNKNPLGSAAGYGSSFPLDRQMTTDLLGFESMNYNVVYAQMGRGKSERILAQGLSAIAATLAKWAMDCCLYMGQNYNFIGFPEHLTTGSSIMPHKKNPDVLELIRSRCNKIQALPNEIALMTTNLPAGYHRDLQLLKENLFPAFISLKECLDMTQLMLENIKVNTAILADPKYDYLFSVEVVNQLVLDGTPFREAYKEIGVAIEEGTYQPAKEVHHTHQGSIGNLMNEEIKEAFEVVYQTFGFDQVKNKLVRLVL